The genomic interval GAAAAGGAGGGGCAGATAAAACTATGTCCATTGGCCAGGTGTCAGTGTGAAGGTCAGGATGAAAGTTATCTGAGGTTTTAAGGTACATAATAAACCAAGGCATTTATGGGTTAAGGCGATATCTTATATAGTATAGATTTTTTAGAAAGTAAAcacttcaggggaaaaaaatgccctTATTTAGATCTAAACCAGAAGCAACAAACGATCTGAATTTGTTTGGGTGTGAATGAGACAatctgagagaaaaagaagttgaTAAGTGTAGAATAGAGGTAATATTAGTAGGAGAGTAAGAGAAGTGATAAATAATTCTCTCTTGGTGGTAGGGAAAAGAATAGAGAAAGCGGTGATTTCTAATCTCTAAAACATGGAAAAGAGAGGTGGAAGGGAAATGGTAATATGTCACAAAAAAGTCCCAAATTACCTGGTATCCATTAGCGTTGCCCACATCCTTAAGCCTGTTTATTATTCTGACACCATCATGACAGCTGTTGGCTGTGGCCTTTCCTGGTGGCCTTACTTCTGCTGTCTACTTGCACTGCTCACAGGGCACAGCGTGCTCTCAGTCAGGTTGCCAGGAGAGATACACGGCATTACTGCAGTATTTTGCAAGGAGAGGAATTATTTAACTGAGTGAGAAGGCTGTTTCTAGTGCTTTCCTCTGCTGCACgtttttctgctgaaattctGTTGATGGACATCTGAAATCAGCAGTTTCTAGAGCTTACCGAATCACAGTCTTTCAGCAGTAGTGTAGCTTTCATGGCAGTGGTGGACTGCATGTCAACACAGTCCAGGCGCTTGGAGCCGTGAAGTATTTCTGAGctatcaaacaaacaaacaccccacaaccaaacaacaacacagGGGATCTTCAAGCACGCTATTAGAAGTACACTCTAACTCACTATCTGGTGGAATAAATAACCACAAGGCGACTTTAAAATTTCCGTGAATCAAAAACCTAAAAGGTCATAACCCAGTGTTCTACTCTGTCGAAAACACAATCTAGGTGAGCAGTTTAGTGCTATTCTGTTTAAGACTATGTTTTTCAAGCTgcttgatttaaaaagaaatttcctTTGCCATAATAACCTTCTTCACATATAAAATAAGTTATCCAAAACATtattcttgaaaatatttgataAATTGCTGGTGTTGTTCTTTTATAACAACTAATTATTCCTCAAACATTAAGGTTATGTGAGCTCTTTTTACTGTGAATCAGCTTTCATGAGAATAAATTGCCCAGACAAACATATCTACCACACTTCATTTCTTTATGAAGTACTGTAAATGTCCCATACCACGAGATCTTTATTATGAAAGCCACATCTAAATATACACAAAAGATCTTAAATATAACTGCTGAGATATAAttcaaaggttttttttccctgtcaaaTATCTGATGCAGAAGAATGACACaagttttaataaataaaacagtgaaTTATTCCATGATGAAGATATCTAAGAAAGTTATTAATtgctgtgtatatatatttaaacatcAACATCTTTGTACCCTTCCTTGTGTATTTGAATAACAGTGGGTTggattatttgatttttttattcatgtGTAAACAGGTTTGTTTCTACTGTTTGTaaacagactttttaaaaacagtatgtGACTACTTAATGGAAAGAAGCTAATCTACATGAGGAAGAGCTACAgttttatcattttattttagACATTAAGCTAGCAGACATTCTCCAGCCAGATGAGAAAAACCTTTTCATTATATATTGATCTGAATTCTGTGCAAACAGGTAACACACTGCATGTCATTAATATtgattaaagaggaaaaatgagctGTAATTTCAAGTAAATAAGACAGTATGTTCTTCTGCAAGAGCATTTATGAATAAAGatgcagttattaaaaaaacatgttttcatgtgttaagaaagataaaatattcaTTCATGAGTATTTACAGTCACCCATGTTTAAAAGCATTGCTAAGTTCTGTGTGCTTCATTTAATATTTCTACCAAAAGTGCATGTTCTTCCCCTTAAACTTCTGCTTCTAGACATTTTACTGTGGCCTCAGGCTTCGTTGGAGACTCTTCTACCTTTTTTCCATTGTTCGTTGTTTCTTTCTCAGGTGTTTTGTCATTTGACGTGGCCTCCTTGAGAGCAGTAGTTTCAACCATTTCTTTTTGCTGATTCTTGTTTGAAAATGGGAAAGTTTTCTTGTAcctttaaataggaaaaaaaatagtaaagcaGAAACATGGATGTTGTTTGGCCAAGAAATAAGGTGAAAAATATCTAGAATTAACTTTCTTTGCCATACTCCAACGAAATTCTCATAGAGAATAGTTGCATGCTGGATCATTGTGCTTTTTCAAAAAGTGTGCtttttaaagaagtattttgttattgttttaaagACCAGACAATGTATATTCAGGATTCATGGTACTTCATGCTAAAGCTATCTGGGCTAGGATGTTAGAAATGCACATAACTTTTTGACATGATTTAATGTTGTGCTGTGTTGAAGATCTTTACACGTGGCAAATGAGctcagcaattatttttttctgaacacaATCCTAGTCCAAGAATAAAAACTTTTACCTTTAGTCTGACACAGAGAGAAACAGGAGTAAAACTGCATAAACAGGGTTATATACAAACACTTCAGTGTTGCTCCTTTGGCACACATGGAAATGTTTCACGTGAGGCATGACTGACTAATCAAAAATAGGCAGTCTTTGTCTTTGGTTCCTTTTCTAAAACAGGGAAtggcaacagcaacaacaaactTTATCTGCATAATTACAGGGTTTaagattctttttctttgtgctaTGCTGTTAGGTCATTATAATTACTTCTCTTGCTCTTTAgctacatatttaaaatattcactgGTTGTACTCCAGGAGTTTACTCAgtccaagagagaaaaaaaaataagaagaaacttACTTTTTGATATAGCAGACTGCTAGAACaactgaaataatgaagaagaaGACTGCCAGTACAAGAAGTGCAGTGGGGATACCTAGAGATAAAAGTGAGGTAAGCACAGAGCTTTTGTATGCACTTAATTCTGACTTTCTAAAGGCTAATCAGCATAAATTCAGATTCTTCTAAAAACAGCCTAGTGTAAGAAGTTCATACACATCAACTCAAGAATAGAGGTATTAGGAGTCTCAAAAAGGTTAGTACTCCTAATTTTTTCAAGAGAGACTAGAAGAGGTATTTAAGCAGCCCCTGACAGATGCATGTCTAATCTGCTCATTGGAGGATATTTACAGCCTGCCTAGAGAACATATTTTTGTGACTAACTATTCTTACAGTTAGAATGTGTTTCCTCATACTTAGTCTACCTCTTGGTTGCTGTGTATTAGGATTACTTATTCACACCTCATACCTAGAGAACACCTCCATATTTGGAAAACAATTCTCCTTAATTTTTTCTtgacttcttttgttttccattactCTGAACACATGGTGTTTGCTCAGACTTTATCAGAAATGTATTTGCCCCAAATCACATTAATCAGAATGAACTTCCACCATTTTATGTTAAAATACAATCAAAAagtgtaaaataaaatcttctactttaaaattatataaaattcCTCTGCCTTATaagctttgcttttgcaaaacCATAACCCTCCTGCCTCCGGGTTCAGGTATATCAAAATGGATCCTGGAGTAGCAAACAAACTTAGCAGTGAACACTTTTACTACTGACATCTACATAACTCACTCATCTGACTAAATAGCTGCCCTGTATGGCCTTTACCTCCAAAGACAACGGCATCGTTCTTAAAGGCAGCACGGGAGGTGTAGTTGGGAGAGTCAATCGGTGAGTATTCCTCTGGCATTTCTGTAGTAGTTCCCTCTGTTGGTAATATAGTTTCGGTTATACATATTACGcgaaattttctatttttcaggGATTGTTCTGACTCGGTCACATTGGGCGCTGCTGTGACATTCTCAGTCAATTCAGAGCCTGAATATGCACTTAAGTCTGTTGATGCACTTGATGAAGGTAGCATGGTTGTAGTTGGGTCTGGTTTACATGAATTAATCTGAACAtctgcagcagggaaaggaaatACATAAAAGTTGTGTTGGATGTTAGTTTTGTTCTTATTGTACAGACATATTTATAGAAATTGTTCCTCAGTCACTCTCTTCTGGAAATCATTATTTGTCTATTCACAAAAGCCTTACTCAAAGCAGGCACGCCTATTTCAAATATATGGCTACAATCCAGATTATGCACCTTTTATCATTGCTCACATAAATAAACACTTTTATGAGCAAGTTGTGatactcattttttaatttcataccAGTTACAAAATTCTTCCTGAAAAGTACTTAGAATAataatgcatataaaaacaGTAATGTGACCTCCTACAGAGCAGGACACTTAACTGTGGATCcaagattaaaatatttctgttatttatatGTTCAAAACATATGCATGCACTGTTGATACTTGGAACACCACTTTGATCTCCTGGAAACAGAAGTAGCTCCATAGAACCTTCAGCTAAATCAGACACCAGTGTGAGATGAAAAAGTGACAGGATTCTAATGGGGgctacaaagaaacaaacttcaGGCACACTCAGAAATTAAGTAATTTAAATTATGTGGGAGTTGTCTATATAAAAACATAGTTGCAAGTGGACTTCTACATGTAAATGCAAAAGCTGAGTTCTGAACCAAGCTTATGTGAAAGTGTGAAAATTCTTCTAGTGAATTCTATAAAGCTATAAAAATTTCACTAAAGTAACAAGCAGATTACAATATAAATAACAGGGAAATGACATATGTACTCCAAATGAATCCCTGTGGGAAGTCTAATGACGCAGTTCCATTCACAGAATAAAAAGCTAAATGCTAGGggctttttactttttccacTGCAGTTTTCAAGTgattttggcatttctttggcaCAAATAAAATTGACAGATTGAGCTTCTGCCAAATATTTTGGGTAATAGCAGGCAACAGTTTGGTAATTAagataaaaaaatgcagaatcaTACCAATGTTAAATATACATTACTTTAAGTTATTTTCTAACCATTCAGCAAAGTTAACTTTCTTCACATACCATAACAGTATCACTTTTTTGAATTAAAGCTAAACAAACCTCCTTAGCATTACCCTACCTAGCCAACATTTCTGATGCAGAACGACACATATTTCATGCACTGAAACAGCATGTTGCATAGGAACAGAATAAATAACAGTACCAACAGGAGCAGCCTCTTTTAGAGCATATTGCCTGAGTTCTAATTCACCTACGCATTCATCAATAAAAGCTACAGAGTGTAGAGCAAAAACTAAGCTGGCCCAATCATGTAGTTTTATCTTTACAGGTTAGGTGGTAAGTCGATTTTTAATGGTGCTTTCTTATCAGCAGATACTTTGTAAGCCAACTACTTCCATCATCTACCCTACTTCACTAAAATGGCCCAGGATCACGAGCAAAGGCCCAGTGGTGAAGGCACAGTCTTCTCCCTCACAGCTTTGTCCTCAGTCTCTGTGTAAACTCCAATGTGCACAGTCACCAGACATGGTCTTAGGTCTTCATAGAATATCCTTGCATGGGCATATCTTATGCATCcatctttctcctgctcttttcAACCGTTATTCACCTAGCTTTCCTGAAAAAATTCAGGATTTTGTACACAATCTCTTGCTCTTGTTATCTAAAACGCATTGGCAAGGCCAAAGGACTgattagaaataatttattgatCCTGTATATGGTCTAATTATTGGGATAGTTGTTACATAATAACCATAAGATCTGAGACACTAGCAAGAACACAATGCATCTAgttaactatttatttttagttaatgCCACAGAAGTTGTAAATAAACAATACTGATCTGTTGTGCTGAGAAGATCTAACTTTTATCAAGGCCCACGTTCCACTGATATATCTTCTATTTGGGAATGGACAGTCAAGAATGAGGAGAAGAACAGGTCTTTTCACACACAGAAGAATGCACATTAAGGGAAGCTGTTTGATTTTACTGATAATAGATCAGGaatctaattaattttatggTGTCTCAGCTGTTCTAGCTTATATTTCAATTTAGTTTAATGGATccattatatatatgtatttttaaatatcatttttttctgaagtaccCCATCCTTGGTCTTTTTGCAAGAAAATACACACCATGCACAGCCACCCTGGTTAAAAATTCAATTCACTGTCCTTCAAATTCATCTGTCGATATAATCAAAACATATTAACAGCCTTGTGTTGACATTACAGAATAGTAAAAACAAGTCTTTTTCAAGAGCTTTTGTGGCAGCACCAAATTACTTATTCAGATTAACTGAATTgatcttttgtatttcttggaagcttttttcccccacagaGCTAAGTACAACTTGACAACATTTAAGACTGGGGGGAAAAGGGCCAACAAATTGTAAGAACTCATGCAAttgtaatgtttttttcatgcagatattaaaaagaaaaaacaacaaaacatcaaaGCACAAAAAATGTAGCTGTCATGGTTACATACCTGAGGAATTGAAGCAGTAAAccttaaatgttttaaagtgcTCAGCATTCCACGGCACTAGTCCAGTGTTGCCCTTACCACATTTCTTGTTGGATGTTATCCGAGGAATGACAACAAATCCATCTTTCACCCATCCATAGCTACAATAAAA from Columba livia isolate bColLiv1 breed racing homer chromosome 5, bColLiv1.pat.W.v2, whole genome shotgun sequence carries:
- the LYVE1 gene encoding lymphatic vessel endothelial hyaluronic acid receptor 1 isoform X1, coding for MVWHRRQIILNFSLVQVGDNGNLFWSDLSSVFHLGYDIHGSKLHYNGITGVGIYLEEKVNFSEASNACNQLNLQLASKDQVEKALKHGFETCSYGWVKDGFVVIPRITSNKKCGKGNTGLVPWNAEHFKTFKVYCFNSSDVQINSCKPDPTTTMLPSSSASTDLSAYSGSELTENVTAAPNVTESEQSLKNRKFRVICITETILPTEGTTTEMPEEYSPIDSPNYTSRAAFKNDAVVFGGIPTALLVLAVFFFIISVVLAVCYIKKYKKTFPFSNKNQQKEMVETTALKEATSNDKTPEKETTNNGKKVEESPTKPEATVKCLEAEV
- the LYVE1 gene encoding lymphatic vessel endothelial hyaluronic acid receptor 1 isoform X2 encodes the protein MATYSGVTSAVFFIWVTTFMAQNYIITGSILSPCRITGVGIYLEEKVNFSEASNACNQLNLQLASKDQVEKALKHGFETCSYGWVKDGFVVIPRITSNKKCGKGNTGLVPWNAEHFKTFKVYCFNSSDVQINSCKPDPTTTMLPSSSASTDLSAYSGSELTENVTAAPNVTESEQSLKNRKFRVICITETILPTEGTTTEMPEEYSPIDSPNYTSRAAFKNDAVVFGGIPTALLVLAVFFFIISVVLAVCYIKKYKKTFPFSNKNQQKEMVETTALKEATSNDKTPEKETTNNGKKVEESPTKPEATVKCLEAEV